The following are encoded in a window of Alphaproteobacteria bacterium LSUCC0719 genomic DNA:
- the mdh gene encoding malate dehydrogenase, protein MARNKISLVGAGNIGGTLALLAGLKQLGDVTLFDIAEGIPQGKALDIAQASPIEGFDAVLGGSNDYSALADSDVVIVTAGVARKPGMSRDDLIGINTKVMQQVGAGIRDNCPDAFVICITNPLDVMVGILQQASGLPTARVVGMAGVLDSARFRYFLAEEFKVSVEDVTAFVLGGHGDTMVPLVRYSTVAGIPVPDLIAMGWSTEAKIAEIVQRTRDGGAEIVGLLKTGSAFYAPASSAIEMAEAYLLDKKRVLPCAAYVDGAYGLSGLYVGVPVVLGAGGVERVVEIALDDEEKAMFDHSVAAVRALNEVVESLD, encoded by the coding sequence TGGCAACATCGGAGGCACTCTTGCCCTTCTGGCCGGCCTGAAGCAGCTTGGCGATGTCACGCTTTTCGACATTGCCGAAGGCATTCCGCAGGGCAAGGCTCTGGACATCGCACAGGCAAGCCCGATTGAGGGCTTTGATGCTGTTCTTGGCGGATCAAACGACTATTCCGCGCTGGCTGACAGCGATGTGGTGATTGTCACTGCCGGGGTTGCGCGCAAGCCCGGCATGAGCCGTGATGACCTGATTGGAATCAACACCAAGGTCATGCAGCAGGTTGGCGCCGGCATCCGTGACAATTGTCCCGATGCCTTTGTCATCTGCATCACCAATCCGCTTGATGTGATGGTCGGCATTCTGCAGCAGGCATCAGGTCTGCCAACAGCACGTGTTGTCGGGATGGCCGGCGTTCTGGATTCCGCGCGCTTCCGCTATTTCCTAGCCGAGGAATTCAAGGTGTCGGTCGAGGATGTGACGGCTTTCGTCCTCGGCGGCCATGGCGACACCATGGTGCCGCTTGTCCGTTATTCGACCGTCGCCGGTATTCCGGTGCCGGATCTGATCGCCATGGGCTGGTCGACCGAGGCGAAAATCGCCGAGATCGTGCAGCGGACGCGCGATGGTGGTGCCGAAATCGTCGGTCTGCTGAAAACAGGTTCGGCTTTCTATGCGCCCGCCTCCTCCGCCATTGAAATGGCCGAGGCCTATCTTCTCGACAAGAAACGCGTCCTTCCCTGTGCTGCCTATGTCGATGGCGCCTATGGGTTGTCCGGCCTGTATGTAGGTGTGCCGGTTGTGCTTGGTGCCGGTGGGGTCGAGCGTGTTGTCGAGATTGCGCTGGATGACGAGGAAAAGGCGATGTTCGATCATTCGGTCGCCGCGGTACGGGCACTCAATGAGGTTGTTGAGTCTCTGGACTAG